Within Sorangiineae bacterium MSr11367, the genomic segment AAATGGCGGTGGTGGTGACCAGGCCGGTGCGCAAGCCGGCGGCCTTCGCCGTCTCCATCATGGTGGGGAGCGGTTTGCCGTCGGGCGTGACGCTGAGCATGAAGTTGTGCGTCTTTTCCCCCGTCGACATGGCGGTGGCCGCGGCCGCGGAGTCGGTCACCATGCCGGTGGCCGAGCAGGTGCTCATCAATCCGAGGGTGCCCTGCCGGAAGACCACGTCGGTCACGAGAAACGGGCGCTTGCGCAGATGTTCGCTGGTGTAGCGGCCGAACTCCCACTGGGTGGACGCGGTTCCGTCCGCGAAGAGAACAATGACGTTCTTTGGAAAGGCCGACGGCGCCGCAACCGACGCGGCCGGCGAGACCTTCGATGTGGGCGCGCACGCCGTGCAGACTGCGATGGCAACCGCGACGAAAAAGCCCCGTTTCATGTGCCTCACAGGATGGTGCTTCTCGGCCCCGAGAGCGAATTGAAACTTCACAGGGCAGTTCATTCAATTTTTCGATGGCTTCGAGGCATGTCGATTGGTTTCTTCGAGCTGAAGTACGACCTCCGCCCAGGGAGTGTCAGATGCAGCCTGGACCACTTTTTGTGGACTGGTAGTCGACAGTGGATCGCCAGACCACGCATCCCCTGGCTTTTTTTCCGCCACTTCAAACCTGCCCGGTGCGTGGCGCGAACGGTACCGGCGTTGCAGTACAGCCCGTCGCAACACTCCACGCAGCACGCGACAGCACAAAACAGGACAGGTGCCGATTGAAGACGACAACGCTGGTCTGGAGCATTCTGGGAGCGGCCGCTCTGGCATGGGGCGGCGTGGGATGCGCAGGGGCCGAGTCGCGGGACGATTCCGGCTCGGGGGATACCGCGGGCGAAACGGGCGAGATGTCCGAGGAGGCGCTGACGCAGGCCGTGGGCTCGGCGGCGTTTCTGCCGAAGGGAAATGCGAGGAGCATCCTTCGCGGCGCGGCGCTCTTTTTCTTCGAGTTCCCCGGCGTCAAAGGAAACGGGCGGGCCTGCGCGACGTGCCACCGGCCGGAGGATGCGTTCGGCCTGTCGCCCGCGTCGGCGGAGGCCCTCTACCGCAAGACGAATGGGCGCGATCCGCTGTTCAAGCCGATCGATGCGGACGACGGCAAGAACGACTACACGAGCCTTCGCACGAAGGGTCTCATCCGCGTCACCTTGAAGCTGCCGCCGAACGTGCACCTGGCCGACGATCCCGCGGCGACCTCGGTGACGGTGCTTCGCGGTGTGCCGCCGGTGTTGAACATCGGCCTCACGGCGCCGTACCAGCAGGACGGGCGGCAACCGAATCTGGAATCGCAGGCACTGGGTGCGCTGCACGACCATTCGCAGATCCAGCGCGAGCCCGGGGCGAGGCTGCTGTCCGATGTGGCGGAGTTCCAGAAGGTGCTCTTTTCGTCGCCGGGGATGTACCTGGTGGCGCGAGCGCTCGAGAAGGGCGAGACGCCGCCGGATCCGGATCCGCCGCTGAATGCGCTGGAGCAAGAGGGCAAGACGCTCTTCACGAACAAGTGTTCCTCGCTCTGTCATAGCGGGGCGACGGGAACCGGCTCGAACATTGGGTTCGGGCAGGCGCAAAACCTCTTCGTCTCGGGACCGCGGCCGCCGGAGGTACCTTTCGGCTTCAAGCCCAGCACACTCCCGGTGCGGCCGTACATCTTCACCTTGCCCGATGGGAGCATCGCCCCCTGCCCGCTCACGCAAAAGAAAGAGCCCTGCCCCAGCACCGATCCGGGCGTTGCGCTCATCAGCGGTAAAATCGAAGATTTCAATTCGTTCGATATTCCGCAGTTGCGCGGATTGCGCTTTACCGCACCGTACTTCCACGACAACAGCGCCGCCACCTTGGAGGAAATGCTGCAGCATTACACGGCGCTGATGGAGTTCCTCAATGCCGTGGGTGCCCCGGGCATTCCGCACCTTCCGCCGTCGGACTATCCGGCGATGCTCGCGTACTTGAAGAAGATGTAGCGAGACGAGGACTGGACCTGGCTAGAGCAGGTGCTTGCGGATCAAGCGATAGAGGTACGTGCGGTCGACACCGGCCGCACGGGCCGCGTTGGAGACGTTGCGGCCGTGCCGAGCGAGAAGGCGGCGGACGTATTCGCGTTCGCCGGTGTCGCCCCAGGTTTCGCGGAATCGCTTGAAGTCGGCGTCGAAGATGGCTGGGTCGAAGTCGGCCACGCCGGGCCATGCGGCGGCCGCGTTGGTGGCGGGCGGCGGAAGCGACGGTGACGGGACGCCTTCGCCGGCGGTGTCGCTCAGGGAAAGCGCCACCTGGGCGCCCATGACGGCGGCGCGGTGCACGAAGTTGCGAAGGGCGCGCACGTTGCCGAGCCAAGGGCGCTTGGTGAGCTGGGCCACGATTTCCGGGCTGGCGGCGACGCCGGGCGGAAGAAAGCGCTCGACGAGCAGGGGCACGTCGTCCAAGTGCTCGCGAAGCGGCGGCACGCTGACGGGGAGGACCGCGAGGCGGAAGTAGAGGTCCTCGCGGAAGTCACCGGCGTTGACCATCGTGCGCAGATCCCGGTGGGTCGCCGAAAGGAAGCGCACGTTCACCTTGCGGCGCGAGGTCTCGCCCACGCGACGGATGGTGCTCGACTCGAGCGCGCGCAAAAGACGCGGCTGGACGGACATGGGCAAGTCGCCAATCTCGTCGAGGAAGAGCGTGCCACCGTCGGCGGCCTCGATGGCGCCCGTGCGGGCGGTGATGGCCCCGGTGAAGGCGCCCTTGGCGTGGCCAAAGAGTTCACTTTCGATGAGGCTCTCGGGGAGCGCGGCGCAGTCGACGATGACGAACGGCTTGTCCGCGCGGGGTGACGCCTCGTGGATGGCCTGGGCGACCAGCTCTTTGCCGGTGCCGGTTTCGCCCTGGATGAAAACGGGCGAGTCGGCCTTGGCGATGTTCGACAAATAGGCGAACAAGGCTCGCATGACCGGGGTGCGGCCCACCAAGGGGCCGAAGCTTTCCTCGGGCCAGAGCTCGGGCGGCTGTTGCTCGCCGTCGTAGACCACCGTGAGCTCGGTCACGCCGAGTTTCACCTTGCTGCCGTCGGCGACGCGGGCCCGCGAGACGAGGACGCCCTCGACGAAGGTACCGTTGCGGCTACCGAGATCGCGGATCCAAACGCCGTCCTCGCGGAGCTCGATTTCCGCGTGGAGGCGGGACACCGTGGTGTCGGTGATGACCACCGAGACGCCGCTCGCGGAGCCGAGGAGCGTCGAGGGCATGGTCAGCTTGACCTTGTGTTGCCCGCGCAGGTCTCGCCACATCAGGTGAGGACAGGGGGCAGCCTTGGCGAGTGGCTCGAATGTTTGGACCTTGGTGGGCTCGCCCCCGGGTGGAACTGCGTGTCGCATGAACGGAACAGCCTGCATCATGTTCTGTCCGAAGCGATGCCGCAAGAGTCCACATTGACGCACGATGCCAGGCGGCGATGATGGCACCATGCACCTCTCGCCGCGCGACATCGACAAGCTCGTCCTGCACCAAGCCGGTTTCCTCGCGCAGAAGCGCCTCGCACGCGGAACGCGCCTCAACTACCCGGAGGCGGTCGCCCTGCTTGCCACCCAGCTGCTCGAATGGATCCGCGATGGGCGCTCGGTGGCCGAGCTGATGGACCTCGGGCGCCGCGTGCTGGGGCGCCGCCAGGTGCTCGCCAGCGTTCCCGAGATGATCCACGAGGTGCAAGTCGAGGGGACGTTCCTCGATGGAACCAAGTTGGTGACCGTGCACGATCCCATCGTGCTCGACGATGGCGATCTGTCGCTGGCCCTCTACGGGAGCTTCTTGCCCCTGCCCGACCTGGCCATCTTCGGCGAGGACGGAGCAGCCGAGACGAAGCCCGGCGAAATCGAGGTGGCCCCTGGCGAGCTCGATCTGTACGCAGGGCGCAAGCGCACGACGATCACCGTGACCAGCCGCGGCGATCGGCCGATTCAGGTGGGGAGTCACTATCCGTTCGCGAAAACCAACGCCGCCTTGGACTTCGATCGCGCAGCCGCCGAAGGAAAGCACCTGGACGTGCCCGCCGGGACGGCCGTGCGCTTCGAGCCCGGCGAGACACGCACCGTCACGTTGGTCGAGGGGAATGAGGGTTTAGGGTTTAGGGTTTAGGGAAGAACGAGATTGGTGAGGGGGTTATGGGCGAACGCTCTCTCCCCTCAATCTCTTCTCTCGCCCTAATCCGTAATCCCTTCTTCTCTCTTCTCTCCCCCTAAACCCTAAACCCTACCCCCTAAACCCTCTATTCCGGCGCGATCCACACCTCGACGCGGCGGTTTCGCTCGCGGCCGGATTCGTCTGCGTTGGAGGCGACGGCCATCTCGGCGCCGAAACCGTCGATCTGGGCGGGGTGCACGCCGCGGGCGGCGAGCTCCTCGCCCACGGCCTTGGCGCGCTCGCGCGAGAGTAGGAGGTTCTGTGCGGGGTTGCCGACGCCGTCGGAGAAGCCGAGAAGCAGGACGCGGGCGCCCGGTTGGCCGTTCAAGAAGGCGACGACGCGGTCGAGATCGCGTGTGCCGCGGCTGTCCAGTTCTTTGGTGCCGCTGCGGAAGCGAAAGTCGAGCGAGAGGCGGCGGGCGCGCTTGATGGCGGCCACGTAGCGCGCGGAGCATCGCTTCTCGCAGGCCTCTGGATCGTGAACGCGGACGTTGAGATCGACGAAGCCGGTCGTGCGGGCGGTGTTCTGGCCATCCGCGGAGAGGGCGAAGGTGATGAGCTCGCGGGTGAGCGGGCTCGAAGGGCGTGCCGCCGTGTAGAAGTAGAGACGCCGCGAGAGCATGTAGCCCTCGGTGGTGACCGTGAAGGGCGAAGGAAACATCGGCGGCGCGCCGCGATCGGAGACGGCGAGGGCGGTGGCCGAGCGGATGTAGGCGAGACCGATGAAGCCGATGCCACCGGGCTCGTTGGCCACGGCGTCCGAGAGGGCGTCGCTGTCGGCGAAGCGCTTCGCCGCGCCGACGAGTTTCTCCTTGCCCAGGATGAAATGCTTGAACGTGTCGTAGGTGCCCGAGGCATCGTCCCGCGCGAAGACGCTGATGGGTCCCGCCGCCGCGCCGAGCTCGGACCAATCGTGCGCGGTGCCGGTGAAGATGCGGCGGAGTTGATCGGCATCGAGGGAGCGCACGGTGTTGTTCGGGTGGACGACCACCGCGATGCCGTCGAGGGCGATGACGTGCTCGTTGGCGGGCGAGCGCATTTCGCCGAGGCCCTTTTGCGCGAGCAGCGCAACCTCGTCGTCGTGGATGGACCGCGAGGACATGCCCACGTCGCACGCACCGTTGGCCAGGCCGGTGAACGCGGTGGCGCTTCCCTCCGCCTCGATGGAGACCACCTGCGGGCGCTCATCGCCGCGCGCGGCGCGGACGTCCACGGATGAAGGCTTTTTCCCGGGTCCGCGCGCGATTTGGGCGAAGCCCTTCTTCTTGAAGTACGCCTCGACCAGCGCAGGCGCGAGCTCGGCGCCAATGGTGTTGGAGCCGCACAACCGCAGCACGCGCTCTTCGTTCCCCGCAGCATCGCGTTGGGAGGCGATCTGCGCACCGGCGGTCTCGGGCTTCGCGCGGAGGTTGTGCGCCACCACCACGCCGGTGGCGCCGGCGGCCAGCGCCAAGGTGATGCCCGCTAGGATCAAACCGAGCCGGCGGCGCGTGGCCGCGTCCCGACTGCGCTTCGCCTCGGCG encodes:
- a CDS encoding sigma 54-interacting transcriptional regulator — protein: MRHAVPPGGEPTKVQTFEPLAKAAPCPHLMWRDLRGQHKVKLTMPSTLLGSASGVSVVITDTTVSRLHAEIELREDGVWIRDLGSRNGTFVEGVLVSRARVADGSKVKLGVTELTVVYDGEQQPPELWPEESFGPLVGRTPVMRALFAYLSNIAKADSPVFIQGETGTGKELVAQAIHEASPRADKPFVIVDCAALPESLIESELFGHAKGAFTGAITARTGAIEAADGGTLFLDEIGDLPMSVQPRLLRALESSTIRRVGETSRRKVNVRFLSATHRDLRTMVNAGDFREDLYFRLAVLPVSVPPLREHLDDVPLLVERFLPPGVAASPEIVAQLTKRPWLGNVRALRNFVHRAAVMGAQVALSLSDTAGEGVPSPSLPPPATNAAAAWPGVADFDPAIFDADFKRFRETWGDTGEREYVRRLLARHGRNVSNAARAAGVDRTYLYRLIRKHLL
- a CDS encoding urease subunit gamma; its protein translation is MHLSPRDIDKLVLHQAGFLAQKRLARGTRLNYPEAVALLATQLLEWIRDGRSVAELMDLGRRVLGRRQVLASVPEMIHEVQVEGTFLDGTKLVTVHDPIVLDDGDLSLALYGSFLPLPDLAIFGEDGAAETKPGEIEVAPGELDLYAGRKRTTITVTSRGDRPIQVGSHYPFAKTNAALDFDRAAAEGKHLDVPAGTAVRFEPGETRTVTLVEGNEGLGFRV
- a CDS encoding protein kinase: MGSSAHFGKYRFIATLGRGGMADVYLALQSGPVGFRKLVVVKKLRADVAEEDTYRAMLLDEARLAARLRHPNVVQTLEVGAHDGQHFMAMEYLEGQPLGRLATVAAKANAPVSAPIAVQIIMDVLSGLQYAHDLRDFDGTPLGIVHRDISPQNVFVTYDGEVKLVDFGIARTNLSNTATQAGTFKGKPSYTAPEQVRGDPIDRRADVFATGIVLWELLAQRRLFRAETPMEAMHKLLLEDIPLLSSVNPDVHPILDAVCARALQKDPDGRFESAAEMRAALQTFFDHAGIHPTPRDRVGEWVAHLFEKERTAVRDRIVECMRVQDGDAPRNIDSVPTLVLGPSSSQATPHSTSHPIYSTVRAEAKRSRDAATRRRLGLILAGITLALAAGATGVVVAHNLRAKPETAGAQIASQRDAAGNEERVLRLCGSNTIGAELAPALVEAYFKKKGFAQIARGPGKKPSSVDVRAARGDERPQVVSIEAEGSATAFTGLANGACDVGMSSRSIHDDEVALLAQKGLGEMRSPANEHVIALDGIAVVVHPNNTVRSLDADQLRRIFTGTAHDWSELGAAAGPISVFARDDASGTYDTFKHFILGKEKLVGAAKRFADSDALSDAVANEPGGIGFIGLAYIRSATALAVSDRGAPPMFPSPFTVTTEGYMLSRRLYFYTAARPSSPLTRELITFALSADGQNTARTTGFVDLNVRVHDPEACEKRCSARYVAAIKRARRLSLDFRFRSGTKELDSRGTRDLDRVVAFLNGQPGARVLLLGFSDGVGNPAQNLLLSRERAKAVGEELAARGVHPAQIDGFGAEMAVASNADESGRERNRRVEVWIAPE